A stretch of Rhizobium sp. TH2 DNA encodes these proteins:
- a CDS encoding glutathione S-transferase encodes MTYELYYWDGMQGRGEFVRLALEDAGAAYIDVAREPDRGTREMIKLMKSTSEPHIPFAPPFLKDGDLIVSHVANILFYLGPKLGLAPAGEPLRWFANGLQLTITDFVAEAHDTHHPIAISKYFEEQKPEAEARTSEFLQNRVPKFLGYFERVLQQNPDGSGHVVGNRITYVDLSLFQVMEGLSYAFPKAMKHYAGHYPGLERLWEKVRGRPNIADYLASPRRAAFNEHCVFRHYPELDIAL; translated from the coding sequence ATGACCTATGAACTCTACTACTGGGACGGCATGCAGGGTCGCGGCGAGTTCGTCCGGCTGGCGCTGGAGGATGCCGGCGCCGCTTACATCGACGTCGCGCGAGAACCCGATCGCGGCACCAGAGAAATGATCAAGCTCATGAAGAGCACATCGGAGCCGCACATCCCCTTCGCCCCGCCGTTCCTGAAAGATGGCGACCTGATCGTCTCGCACGTGGCCAATATCCTCTTCTACCTCGGCCCGAAGCTCGGGCTGGCGCCTGCGGGCGAGCCGCTCCGCTGGTTTGCCAACGGCCTGCAACTTACCATCACGGATTTCGTCGCCGAGGCGCACGACACACACCATCCGATCGCAATATCCAAGTATTTCGAGGAACAGAAGCCGGAAGCCGAAGCCCGCACATCGGAATTCCTCCAGAACCGCGTCCCCAAATTCCTCGGCTATTTCGAACGCGTCTTGCAGCAGAACCCTGATGGCAGCGGCCATGTTGTCGGCAATCGCATTACCTATGTCGATCTTTCCCTGTTCCAGGTGATGGAAGGACTTAGCTACGCCTTCCCCAAGGCCATGAAGCACTATGCCGGGCACTATCCCGGCCTCGAAAGGCTTTGGGAGAAGGTAAGAGGCCGGCCTAACATCGCGGACTATCTCGCTTCGCCACGCCGGGCCGCCTTCAACGAGCATTGCGTTTTCCGCCATTATCCCGAACTCGACATCGCGCTATAA
- a CDS encoding acylphosphatase, whose amino-acid sequence MAAQQQAFQVRITGRVQGVGFRDWTAREARLLGLAGWVRNERDGSVTALFVGPEDAVAAMIERLWKGPRLASVSDVTSQVASIAEMPAGFRITD is encoded by the coding sequence ATGGCCGCCCAGCAGCAAGCTTTTCAAGTCCGCATCACAGGTCGCGTGCAAGGCGTCGGCTTCCGTGACTGGACCGCCCGCGAGGCCAGGCTGCTCGGGCTGGCTGGATGGGTGCGCAACGAGCGGGACGGCAGCGTCACCGCCTTGTTCGTCGGCCCCGAGGATGCAGTCGCCGCCATGATCGAACGCCTATGGAAAGGCCCAAGGCTCGCATCGGTGTCCGACGTGACGTCGCAAGTCGCCTCCATTGCGGAAATGCCGGCCGGCTTCCGCATTACCGACTGA
- a CDS encoding elongation factor G: MRCFTVLGPSQTGKSTVVDKLGSLEGTPRKSNSPYGLNLTEFSFLNEAWCALDAPGGSEALAHVQNALLASDACILCVSPAPEEAVLAAPYLRIIEASGTPCILFVNGMDQPKGRLRDVIAALQDYASHTLLLRQIPIREGDKIVGSCDLISERAWRYREGQTSSLIAIPDSVAEREHEARAALLEHLSEFDDWLLEELIEDREPPSDALYDISSRVLRENRMIPVLIGAASHGNGMMRLMKALRHEAPDVGALRERLAAAADNVDAGKLKAVGFHAYHRQNVGKTVLVRALSDGLKQGASLGGSGLGAVQDPANGKAGTPFQPSAGDVFAAVKSDHLAVPSLLTADAAIAPPDWTEPPTPMLERILVPGSERDETKLSETLAKLSEVDRGLKVMQEESTGAQLVCAQGPLHLRDLCRQLADVFHIAATERAPNPIYRETISKPAEVHYRHRKQTGGAGQFADVKLSIRPNGRGEGFRFNETVKGGVVPRNYIPAVENGARDAMDKGPLGFQVIDVAVTLSDGQHHAVDSSEHAFRTASKMGVRQALSDGAAVLMQPVFRGEIHVPSVYSGSLVQIVSALKGQVLGFDRDETAKGWDIFRALIPGGALDELARALRSATQGIGYFSKSFDHFEELYGKEADAIVKAHGTARAEH, translated from the coding sequence ATGCGCTGTTTTACTGTACTCGGCCCCTCGCAGACCGGTAAGTCGACCGTGGTCGACAAGCTCGGCTCGCTGGAGGGAACGCCTCGGAAGTCCAATTCCCCCTATGGATTGAACCTCACGGAATTCAGTTTCCTCAACGAGGCGTGGTGCGCGCTGGATGCGCCGGGAGGGAGCGAGGCCCTGGCGCATGTTCAGAATGCGCTGCTTGCCAGTGATGCCTGCATATTGTGTGTTTCCCCGGCGCCTGAAGAGGCGGTGCTCGCGGCACCCTATCTCAGGATCATCGAGGCCTCGGGGACACCCTGCATCCTCTTCGTCAATGGGATGGACCAGCCGAAAGGGCGGCTCAGGGATGTGATCGCGGCGCTGCAGGATTATGCCAGCCACACGCTGCTGTTGCGCCAGATCCCCATCCGCGAAGGCGACAAGATCGTCGGTAGTTGCGACCTGATTTCCGAGCGCGCCTGGCGCTATCGCGAGGGCCAGACCTCTTCGCTGATCGCCATCCCCGACAGCGTGGCCGAGCGCGAGCACGAGGCACGGGCGGCGCTGCTCGAACATCTCTCGGAATTCGACGATTGGCTGCTCGAGGAACTGATCGAGGACCGCGAACCGCCCTCCGATGCGCTTTATGACATATCCTCGCGGGTTCTGAGGGAAAACCGGATGATCCCGGTGTTGATCGGGGCCGCAAGCCACGGCAACGGCATGATGCGGCTGATGAAGGCGCTGCGCCACGAGGCGCCCGATGTCGGTGCCCTTCGCGAACGCCTCGCTGCTGCTGCTGATAATGTCGATGCCGGCAAACTCAAGGCCGTGGGGTTCCATGCCTATCACCGGCAGAATGTCGGCAAGACGGTGCTGGTTCGGGCATTGAGTGACGGACTGAAACAGGGCGCCTCGCTGGGCGGTTCGGGTCTCGGCGCAGTGCAGGATCCCGCGAACGGAAAGGCCGGCACGCCTTTCCAGCCATCCGCAGGGGATGTGTTTGCGGCGGTCAAATCCGACCACCTGGCTGTTCCGTCGCTGCTCACTGCCGATGCGGCCATCGCACCGCCGGACTGGACCGAACCGCCGACGCCGATGCTGGAAAGAATTCTGGTTCCCGGCAGCGAACGCGACGAAACCAAGCTCTCGGAAACATTGGCGAAGCTTTCGGAAGTGGATCGCGGGCTGAAGGTCATGCAGGAGGAGAGCACCGGCGCCCAGCTTGTCTGCGCCCAGGGGCCGCTGCACCTGCGCGATCTCTGCCGGCAGCTTGCCGACGTCTTTCATATCGCTGCGACCGAGCGGGCGCCCAACCCGATCTATCGCGAGACGATTTCCAAGCCGGCGGAGGTTCACTACCGCCACAGGAAGCAGACGGGCGGTGCCGGGCAATTCGCGGATGTGAAACTGAGCATACGGCCCAACGGGCGCGGCGAGGGTTTCAGGTTCAACGAGACCGTCAAGGGCGGCGTGGTGCCGCGCAACTATATCCCGGCCGTCGAAAACGGCGCGCGCGACGCGATGGACAAGGGGCCGCTCGGATTCCAGGTCATCGATGTCGCGGTTACGCTGTCCGACGGCCAGCACCATGCCGTCGACAGTTCCGAACATGCCTTCCGGACCGCGTCGAAAATGGGCGTCCGGCAAGCACTGTCGGATGGCGCGGCGGTGCTGATGCAGCCGGTCTTCCGCGGCGAGATCCATGTTCCATCGGTCTATTCGGGCAGCCTCGTTCAGATCGTGTCGGCACTCAAGGGACAGGTGCTGGGCTTCGACCGGGACGAGACCGCCAAGGGATGGGATATTTTCAGGGCGCTCATTCCCGGTGGCGCGCTCGACGAACTGGCGCGGGCGCTACGTTCGGCCACGCAGGGCATCGGTTATTTTTCCAAGAGCTTCGATCATTTCGAGGAACTCTACGGCAAGGAAGCCGATGCGATTGTGAAGGCGCACGGGACGGCGCGCGCCGAGCATTGA
- a CDS encoding NAD(P)-binding domain-containing protein: MSYHLSSRNRDHVVLERGRIAERWHGERWDSLRFQFPNWTMALPGMAYDGPEPDVFAHYRDVAKFIESYARHIEAPVRPGVEVIRLQRTASGRFQIETSAGDLTSRHVVVATGPFQRPLVPGISSRLPARIAQIHAADYRNPETLPSGAVLVVGSGASGCQIAEELLSAGRTVYLSISRHRRVPRRYRGRDLFWWLTELGRFDVTIDSFPDRRPLPTALITGVNGGYDVDLRRFAANGGHVLGYLRGTDGEQLHFNGNAEQLLSEADSTYSDFVLAAENHVAARGLDLPPAEPPSSRHTRHIGSIEPVLNLDAAASGIKTVIWATGYEYDYRWIDMDLFDAQGAPKQQRGVTDCPGLYFLGLHWMHTLKSGLFFGVGEDAAFIAEHISARSSG, translated from the coding sequence ATGAGCTACCATCTTTCTTCCCGGAACCGCGATCACGTGGTCCTCGAGCGCGGCAGGATCGCGGAACGCTGGCACGGCGAGCGTTGGGATTCCCTGCGGTTCCAGTTTCCCAACTGGACGATGGCGTTGCCCGGAATGGCCTATGACGGTCCCGAGCCGGATGTCTTTGCGCATTATCGCGATGTCGCCAAATTCATCGAAAGCTACGCGCGCCACATCGAAGCTCCCGTCCGCCCCGGCGTCGAAGTTATCAGGCTGCAGCGCACGGCATCCGGCCGTTTCCAGATTGAAACCAGTGCAGGCGACCTCACCTCACGTCATGTCGTCGTCGCGACCGGCCCATTCCAGCGACCTTTGGTACCCGGCATTTCAAGCCGTCTCCCTGCCCGCATAGCTCAGATCCATGCCGCCGACTATCGTAATCCCGAGACCCTGCCGTCGGGTGCGGTACTCGTCGTCGGTAGCGGAGCATCGGGCTGCCAGATCGCTGAGGAATTGCTGTCGGCCGGGCGCACTGTCTATCTCAGCATCAGCCGTCATCGCCGCGTGCCTCGAAGATATCGTGGCCGCGATTTGTTCTGGTGGCTAACCGAACTCGGCCGCTTCGACGTCACCATCGATAGTTTCCCTGACCGGCGACCTCTGCCCACCGCCCTCATCACCGGTGTTAACGGCGGCTATGATGTGGACTTGCGCCGCTTCGCGGCCAATGGCGGTCATGTGCTGGGATATCTTCGCGGCACCGATGGCGAGCAACTCCATTTCAACGGCAATGCCGAGCAACTCCTGTCGGAAGCGGACAGCACCTACTCCGATTTCGTGCTGGCGGCCGAGAATCATGTTGCGGCGAGAGGGCTGGATCTGCCACCTGCCGAACCGCCGTCGTCCCGCCATACCCGCCATATTGGATCTATCGAGCCTGTGCTCAACCTCGACGCCGCAGCATCAGGCATTAAGACCGTCATCTGGGCCACCGGCTATGAGTACGACTATCGCTGGATCGACATGGACCTTTTCGATGCCCAGGGCGCGCCGAAACAACAGCGCGGCGTCACCGATTGCCCTGGCCTCTACTTTCTGGGCCTGCATTGGATGCACACATTAAAGTCGGGCCTGTTCTTCGGGGTCGGTGAGGACGCCGCGTTCATCGCCGAACACATTTCGGCGCGAAGTTCTGGGTGA
- the bmt gene encoding betaine--homocysteine S-methyltransferase produces the protein MSANPLSDLLAEKGILLADGATGTSLFAMGLEAGEAPELWNEAKPENITKLHQDFVDAGADIILTNSFGGTRHRLKLHHAQHRVHELNSKAASIARAVADAAPRKVIVAGSVGPTGELLIPLGAMSYEDAVDAFEEQIKGLKAGGADVAWIETMSSPDEIRAAAEAAVKVGMPYVYTGSFDTAGKTMMGLPPKDIHGVASDIGDGPIAVGANCGVGASDILATLLSMSEARPDATIIVKGNCGIPEFRGEKIHYSGTPPLMAEYARLAIDGGARIIGGCCGTSCEHLAAIREAVDSHVAGARPTLELIVEKIGPLRNKTAEEQAPPRERRGRRG, from the coding sequence ATGTCCGCCAATCCGCTTTCCGACCTGCTCGCCGAGAAGGGCATCCTGCTCGCCGATGGCGCCACCGGCACCTCGCTCTTCGCCATGGGTCTCGAAGCGGGGGAGGCACCCGAGCTCTGGAACGAGGCCAAGCCCGAGAACATCACCAAGCTGCATCAGGATTTCGTCGATGCCGGCGCCGATATCATTCTCACCAATTCCTTCGGCGGCACCCGCCATCGCCTGAAGCTGCACCATGCCCAGCATCGCGTGCACGAGCTCAATTCCAAGGCCGCCAGCATCGCCCGCGCCGTCGCCGACGCCGCGCCGCGCAAGGTCATTGTCGCGGGCTCCGTCGGCCCGACCGGAGAATTGCTGATCCCGCTCGGCGCCATGTCCTATGAGGACGCGGTCGATGCCTTCGAGGAGCAGATCAAGGGCCTGAAGGCCGGCGGCGCCGATGTCGCCTGGATCGAGACCATGTCCTCGCCCGATGAGATCCGCGCCGCGGCGGAAGCCGCCGTCAAGGTCGGCATGCCTTACGTCTATACCGGCTCCTTCGACACCGCCGGCAAGACCATGATGGGGCTGCCGCCGAAGGACATCCACGGCGTGGCATCCGATATCGGCGATGGCCCGATCGCGGTCGGCGCCAATTGCGGCGTCGGCGCCTCGGATATCCTGGCAACGCTGCTCTCCATGTCGGAAGCCAGGCCCGATGCGACGATCATCGTCAAGGGCAATTGCGGTATCCCGGAATTCCGCGGCGAGAAGATCCATTACTCCGGCACCCCGCCGCTGATGGCCGAATATGCACGTCTGGCGATCGACGGCGGCGCCCGGATCATCGGCGGCTGCTGCGGTACCTCCTGCGAGCATCTGGCCGCCATCCGCGAAGCCGTGGACAGCCATGTCGCAGGCGCTCGTCCGACGCTCGAATTGATCGTCGAAAAGATCGGCCCGCTGCGCAACAAGACGGCCGAGGAGCAGGCTCCTCCCCGCGAACGGCGCGGCCGCCGCGGCTGA
- a CDS encoding calcium-binding protein: MAKSRTAPRANSTTKTVGDIDNVTGTRGIDFITVSNSIRNQELDLEGGVDRLRMQGTGNTVRVSNIESIGGASGIDLVTFETRVTYGRIDLGGDDDRVTFSDDGGTATISNVETILGGGGKESIILGSKAQGTYIDLGEDSDRVVLGAYANTLTLLNVETISGSSSGDIVHIASQYEEGKIDLAGGKDSITFAMASTATLLNIETITGSDFDDDITIFTLFTRGSINLGAGTDRLRLGNFANSLTVAGAESIVAGTGIDIITLSARADNAEIDLGGNKDKLTLGDFVNVVSVFNVETVMGGSGSDTVYLETTSAGMRIELGDGLDQLVLFEGGSTMTIGNVETILGRDSGNDVITLSTQANGLTIDLGEGDDRLTLGAFDNTLTLGNVETITASSKTDDITITSQLTGGKIDLDAGSDKLTLGNFENTITIAGVETLVGGSSDDTVTASGQLTKAMIDLGAGQDILTLATATNSLTISGTETIIGGGGSDHITLGAQPASGEFTVDLGNGADTLVLHSAGNTLTAAGVENIEGGAGDDFVHISGAAVGLSIDLGDGVDTLDLSDGGGTLTVKNVEVITSTGSDSASAITFGSALTNGIIALGEGKDRVTLGAFVNNVTMNGVETIMGGRSADTVTIQGMLTEGMIDLGAGIDTLDMSAVNLGTTLTISNVETMTGTNQSDIVTVTVDQTGMRIDLGSGSDSLTLESNITITVSNTETIIGSAGNQNVTLGGTFNGEIDLGDGSDTLKLGNTGINQITIKGVETLIGNGQDDLITLAAVPAMMVVDLGGGGDQLTLDAGGGTVSISNVETVVGGVGADTVYVASGLTGSTILLGDGLDVLTLGNFNNTATISGIESVVGGSSADMITLQGEATAVYIDLKGGLDLLTLTSGNNTVTVVNVETVAGGTGNDTIYVDSSLPSGSYDLAGGNDTIIFSDLGGTVTATNVESILGKLGNDKVTLASSTPSEIDLGDGNDTLILSSGGNTVTMLNVETVTGGAGNDLVILGATYAGGTIDLGGGSDMLQINASGATITVNGIESIAGGWGSDVITFSQAYTSGEIDLNDGDDKVSFANFANTATIVNAETIAGGTQDDRIILKNGWVGGTVSLGLGSDYLSFTDGGTLTVTGAETIIGSTDTDVVTINASGAIAMLDLAGGHDILSWSGNIAVNANVSGIESISGGSAADYIIFTSAITGAHINLGDGGDRLELYKLDNNTLTVAGVETISGGVSSDIIVINSSTYNGSVNLDAGIDSIELAISGNTVTLAGIETITSGNGDDRVTLSGSAQSTITLGAGIDQLFLGDGNNTVTVGGAETITGGNFIDVVTVNTDFVGTISLGSSTDTLTFIEGATATLTNVETVTSGGESDTITLATNYLGAVIDLGGGEDFILFAGSGTATFANVENINGGSGINKIVLTGSANTNISLGNGDDTIYMGNGVDRVSGDAGVDYFVFTSTTQSNGTGVTDTINDFVQSQDKLSFQGLQTGTFAYSTTAGYSNAGANSEAWFDNASRMLHVDIDGDNADDMIIILTGMNRESLSTFDFVWS; encoded by the coding sequence ATGGCCAAATCCAGAACAGCCCCCAGAGCGAACTCCACGACAAAAACGGTCGGCGACATCGACAATGTCACGGGCACCAGGGGCATCGACTTCATCACGGTTTCCAACTCCATCCGCAACCAGGAACTCGATCTCGAAGGCGGCGTCGATCGCCTGAGAATGCAGGGCACCGGCAACACGGTGCGGGTCTCAAATATCGAATCGATCGGCGGCGCCAGCGGCATCGACCTCGTGACCTTCGAGACCAGGGTCACCTATGGCAGGATCGACCTGGGCGGCGACGACGACCGCGTGACTTTCTCGGACGACGGCGGCACGGCCACCATTTCCAATGTCGAGACCATCCTTGGCGGCGGCGGCAAGGAATCGATCATCCTTGGCTCGAAAGCGCAAGGCACCTACATCGATCTCGGCGAGGACAGCGACAGGGTCGTGCTGGGCGCCTATGCCAATACGCTCACCCTGCTCAATGTCGAGACGATCAGCGGATCGAGCTCGGGCGACATCGTCCACATCGCCAGCCAATACGAAGAAGGCAAGATCGACCTTGCCGGCGGCAAGGATTCGATCACGTTCGCGATGGCATCGACCGCCACGCTGCTCAACATCGAAACCATCACCGGCAGCGATTTCGACGACGACATCACCATTTTCACCCTCTTCACCCGCGGCAGCATCAATCTCGGCGCCGGAACCGACCGGCTGCGGCTCGGCAATTTCGCCAACAGCCTGACCGTGGCGGGCGCCGAGTCGATCGTCGCGGGCACCGGCATCGATATCATCACGCTGAGCGCCCGCGCCGACAATGCCGAGATCGACCTCGGCGGCAACAAGGACAAGCTGACCCTCGGCGATTTCGTCAACGTCGTTTCGGTCTTCAACGTCGAGACGGTGATGGGCGGCTCGGGCAGCGATACGGTCTATCTCGAGACGACGTCGGCCGGCATGCGGATCGAGCTTGGCGATGGCCTCGACCAGCTCGTTCTCTTCGAGGGCGGCAGCACGATGACGATCGGCAATGTCGAAACGATCCTCGGCCGGGACTCCGGCAACGACGTCATCACGCTTTCGACCCAGGCCAACGGCCTGACGATCGACCTCGGCGAAGGCGATGACAGGCTGACGCTGGGCGCATTCGACAACACGCTGACGCTGGGCAATGTCGAGACCATCACGGCATCGAGCAAGACCGACGATATCACCATCACCAGCCAGCTCACCGGCGGCAAGATCGATCTCGACGCCGGCAGCGACAAGCTGACACTCGGAAACTTCGAAAACACCATCACCATCGCCGGCGTCGAAACGCTGGTCGGCGGATCGAGCGACGACACGGTCACGGCATCAGGACAATTGACCAAGGCGATGATCGACCTCGGCGCGGGCCAGGACATCCTGACGCTGGCGACAGCCACCAATTCGCTGACGATTTCCGGTACGGAAACCATCATCGGCGGCGGCGGCAGCGACCATATCACGCTTGGCGCACAGCCCGCATCGGGAGAATTCACAGTCGATCTGGGCAACGGTGCCGACACCCTCGTCCTTCATTCGGCTGGCAACACGCTGACCGCCGCTGGCGTGGAAAACATCGAAGGCGGCGCCGGCGACGACTTCGTCCACATCTCCGGCGCCGCCGTGGGCCTGTCGATCGATCTCGGCGACGGCGTCGATACGCTCGACCTATCCGATGGCGGCGGCACGCTGACTGTCAAGAATGTCGAGGTCATCACCTCCACCGGCAGTGACAGCGCCAGCGCCATCACCTTCGGCTCGGCACTGACCAACGGCATCATCGCGCTCGGCGAAGGCAAGGACCGGGTGACGCTCGGCGCCTTTGTCAACAACGTGACGATGAACGGCGTCGAGACCATCATGGGCGGTCGGTCGGCTGACACGGTTACCATCCAGGGCATGCTGACCGAAGGCATGATCGACCTCGGCGCCGGCATCGATACGCTCGATATGAGCGCGGTGAACCTTGGCACGACGCTGACGATCTCGAATGTCGAGACGATGACCGGCACCAACCAGTCGGATATCGTCACCGTGACAGTCGATCAGACCGGCATGCGCATCGACCTCGGCAGCGGAAGCGATTCACTGACGCTCGAGTCCAACATCACGATCACCGTCAGCAATACCGAAACCATCATCGGCAGCGCCGGCAATCAGAATGTGACGCTTGGCGGCACGTTCAACGGCGAGATCGATCTCGGCGACGGCAGCGATACGCTCAAGCTCGGCAATACCGGCATCAACCAGATCACCATCAAAGGCGTCGAGACGCTCATCGGCAACGGCCAGGACGACCTCATCACGCTCGCAGCGGTTCCCGCCATGATGGTCGTCGATCTCGGCGGCGGCGGTGATCAGCTGACGCTCGACGCCGGCGGCGGCACCGTGTCGATCAGCAATGTCGAGACGGTCGTGGGCGGCGTGGGCGCCGACACGGTCTATGTCGCGAGCGGCCTGACGGGCTCGACCATTCTGCTCGGTGACGGCCTCGATGTTCTGACGCTCGGCAATTTCAACAACACAGCGACGATCTCCGGTATCGAAAGCGTGGTCGGCGGCAGCTCGGCCGACATGATCACGCTGCAGGGCGAAGCCACGGCGGTCTATATCGACCTCAAGGGCGGCCTTGATCTGCTGACGCTGACCAGCGGCAACAACACCGTTACGGTCGTCAATGTCGAAACCGTGGCCGGTGGCACCGGCAATGATACGATCTATGTCGACTCGTCCTTGCCCTCGGGCAGCTACGATCTCGCCGGCGGCAACGACACGATAATCTTCAGCGATCTCGGCGGCACGGTCACCGCGACAAATGTCGAATCCATTCTCGGCAAGCTCGGTAACGACAAGGTGACGCTTGCATCATCCACCCCGTCCGAGATCGATCTCGGCGACGGCAACGATACGCTGATCCTGTCGTCCGGCGGCAATACGGTCACCATGCTCAATGTAGAGACGGTGACCGGCGGCGCGGGTAACGACCTCGTCATCCTCGGCGCGACCTATGCGGGCGGCACGATCGACCTCGGCGGCGGCAGCGACATGCTGCAGATCAATGCCTCGGGCGCGACCATCACCGTCAATGGCATCGAGTCCATCGCCGGCGGCTGGGGCTCGGATGTCATCACCTTCTCGCAGGCCTATACATCGGGCGAAATCGACCTCAACGACGGCGACGACAAGGTATCCTTCGCCAATTTCGCCAACACCGCAACCATCGTCAACGCCGAGACCATTGCCGGTGGCACGCAGGACGACCGGATCATCCTGAAGAACGGCTGGGTGGGCGGCACGGTCAGTCTGGGCCTCGGCAGCGACTATCTGAGCTTCACCGACGGAGGCACGCTGACCGTCACCGGCGCTGAAACCATCATCGGTTCGACAGATACCGACGTCGTGACGATCAACGCCTCCGGCGCCATCGCCATGCTCGATCTCGCGGGCGGCCACGACATTCTTTCGTGGTCGGGCAACATCGCGGTCAACGCCAATGTCTCCGGCATCGAGTCGATCTCGGGTGGCTCGGCGGCCGACTACATTATCTTTACATCCGCGATCACCGGCGCCCATATCAATCTCGGCGATGGCGGCGACCGGCTGGAACTCTACAAGCTCGACAACAATACCTTGACCGTCGCCGGCGTCGAAACCATCTCCGGTGGCGTCAGCTCCGACATCATCGTCATCAATTCCTCGACCTACAACGGCAGTGTCAATCTCGATGCCGGGATCGACAGTATCGAACTGGCGATATCCGGAAACACGGTGACGCTGGCCGGCATCGAGACCATAACCTCCGGCAACGGCGACGACCGCGTTACTCTCTCCGGCTCGGCTCAGTCGACGATCACCCTTGGCGCGGGCATCGATCAACTGTTTTTGGGTGACGGCAACAACACGGTGACCGTAGGCGGTGCGGAAACCATCACCGGCGGCAACTTTATCGATGTGGTCACCGTCAATACCGATTTCGTTGGCACCATTTCGCTCGGCAGCAGCACCGACACCCTTACCTTCATTGAAGGCGCCACGGCGACCCTGACAAACGTCGAGACCGTGACTAGCGGCGGCGAGTCCGACACGATAACGCTCGCGACCAATTATCTCGGTGCTGTCATCGATCTCGGCGGCGGTGAGGATTTCATACTGTTTGCCGGCTCGGGCACGGCGACCTTCGCCAATGTCGAGAACATCAACGGCGGCAGCGGTATCAACAAGATCGTGCTGACCGGTTCCGCCAACACCAATATCTCGCTCGGCAACGGCGACGACACGATCTACATGGGCAACGGCGTCGACAGGGTGTCGGGCGATGCCGGCGTGGATTACTTCGTCTTCACATCGACCACCCAATCGAACGGGACGGGCGTGACCGACACGATCAACGATTTCGTCCAGTCCCAGGACAAGCTCTCGTTCCAGGGCCTGCAGACCGGCACATTCGCCTACTCGACCACGGCAGGCTATTCGAATGCGGGCGCGAACTCCGAAGCGTGGTTCGACAATGCGAGCCGCATGCTGCATGTCGATATCGACGGCGACAACGCAGACGACATGATCATCATCCTCACGGGCATGAACCGCGAGTCGCTTTCGACCTTCGATTTCGTCTGGAGCTGA